One window of the Xiphophorus couchianus chromosome 12, X_couchianus-1.0, whole genome shotgun sequence genome contains the following:
- the LOC114154861 gene encoding noelin-like isoform X2, translating to MSQSIEVLDQRTQRDMQFVEKMEVQLKSLENKFKQVEEGHESNIARQYKSIKAKMEELRPLIPVLEAYKADALLVRQFKEEAANVTELLGSLQEQLGGLDYQEVHSRVMDLENRLRACMQRLACGKLTGISEPITMKTSGSRFGSWMTDPLASVGDNRVWYMDGYHNNRFVREYQSMYDFMTTDNFTSHRLPHPWSGTGQVVYNGSIYYNKFQSHTIIKFDFSTSLISRSRQLDFAGYNNMYHYSWGGHSDIDLMVDEGGLWAVYATNQNAGNIVLSKLNPNTLQIIRSWTTNHPKRSAGEAFMICGTLYVTNGYSGGTKVYYAFSTNSSTYEYIDIPLTNKYSHLSMLDYNPRDRALYAWNNGHQVLYNVTLYHIIQ from the exons ATGAGTCAGTCCATTGAGGTTCTGGATCAACGGACGCAGAGGGACATGCAGTTTGTTGAGAAGATGGAGGTGCAGCTGAAAAGTcttgaaaacaaattcaaacaagTGGAGGAGGGCCATGAGAGCAACATTGCCAGGCAGTACAAG TCCATTAAAGCCAAGATGGAGGAGCTGCGTCCTCTCATCCCGGTTCTGGAAGCCTACAAGGCAGATGCTCTGCTGGTCCGACAGTTTAAAGAGGAAGCAGCCAATGTGACGGAGCTGCTGGGATCACTGCAGGAACAACTGGGAGGACTGGACTACCAGGAGGTCCACAGCCGGGTCATGGACCTGGAGAACCGTCTGCGCGCCTGCATGCAGAGGCTTG CTTGTGGGAAACTTACAGGAATATCAGAACCTATCACAATGAAAACATCTGGGTCCAGATTTGGTTCGTGGATGACCGACCCGCTGGCTTCAGTTGGAGACAACAGA GTGTGGTACATGGATGGTTATCACAACAATCGCTTTGTCAGGGAGTACCAGTCAATGTATGACTTCATGACAACAGATAACTTCACGTCCCATCGCCTGCCTCATCCGTGGTCCGGTACTGGCCAAGTTGTTTATAATGGATCCATTTACTATAACAAGTTTCAGAGTCACACCATAATCAAATTTGACTTTAGCACATCACTTATCAGCCGCTCCAGACAGCTTGACTTTGCCGGTTACAACAACATGTACCATTACTCATGGGGTGGGCACTCTGATATCGACCTCATGGTGGACGAGGGCGGGCTCTGGGCTGTGTATGCAACCAATCAAAATGCTGGCAACATTGTGCTGAGCAAATTAAATCCAAACACTCTTCAAATAATCCGCAGTTGGACCACCAACCACCCAAAGCGAAGTGCCGGTGAGGCCTTCATGATCTGCGGAACATTGTATGTCACCAATGGTTACTCAGGAGGAACTAAGGTTTACTACGCCTTCTCTACCAACTCCTCCACCTACGAGTACATTGACATTCCCCTGACCAACAAATACAGCCACTTGTCCATGCTCGATTACAATCCTAGAGACAGAGCACTTTATGCCTGGAACAACGGCCACCAAGTTCTGTATAATGTAACGCTTTATCATATAATACAGTAA